A genomic segment from Cyprinus carpio isolate SPL01 chromosome A22, ASM1834038v1, whole genome shotgun sequence encodes:
- the LOC109046623 gene encoding glypican-1-like: MEETLSNLSRQEFEGLVREAGHSIQASLNAQYRTFDTYFLELLNGSERWLEEAFVASLGDLYQPNARVFRDLYADLRRYYTGTSLNLEEVLDEFWMRLLERLLKASDPETTSLLSDDFLECASKQTETLRPFGDAPQELKTKLMWAFIAARAFVQGLNVAGEIVRKVSQVPLSLECNHAIMKLVYCPHCRGLGSVKPCVNYCKNVMKGCLANQADLDTEWQSLIETMLQVASSFGAEPSMDTVIYSIPVKISEAVLAMQENMEIYTNKVFKACGDRGEEGTPSSISEEPKKKGSTVTALEYKPSSKSAARLEVTDVSSKLKEMQFYWIQLPSALCSGKTASSTSRDKCWNGLTKASYLPEVMGDGLANQINNPEVEIDITKPDSTIRQQIMLLKIMSNRLKNALNGNDVDFQDTSDDFSGSGSGMCADHLCDRGRPPVFGPKTDRPRLYSYVPENRRVKGSGNQIQPSVVLLVLFLVTLLLRR, translated from the exons ATGGAGGAGACGCTGTCGAATCTGAGCCGCCAAGAGTTTGAAGGCCTGGTTAGGGAAGCAGGACATTCCATTCAAGCCTCGCTGAATGCCCAGTACAGGACCTTCGACA CATATTTTCTGGAACTCCTAAATGGCTCTGAACGGTGGTTAGAAGAGGCCTTTGTGGCCTCTTTGGGGGATTTGTACCAGCCTAATGCGAGAGTATTCCGTGATCTTTACGCTGACCTGCGTCGATATTACACTGGTACCTCCCTGAACCTCGAGGAGGTCTTGGACGAGTTCTGGATGAGGCTCCTGGAGCGTCTTTTGAAGGCATCTGACCCTGAGACCACCTCCCTGCTCTCTGACGACTTCCTGGAGTGTGCCTCTAAGCAGACTGAAACCCTGCGTCCTTTTGGAGACGCTCCACAGGAGCTGAAGACCAAGCTGATGTGGGCATTCATTGCTGCTCGGGCATTCGTCCAGGGCCTTAATGTGGCTGGAGAGATTGTACGGAAGGTGTCTCAG GTTCCTTTGAGCCTGGAGTGTAATCATGCCATTATGAAACTGGTGTACTGCCCTCATTGCCGAGGTCTGGGATCAGTCAAACCTTGCGTCAACTACTGCAAGAACGTCATGAAGGGCTGCCTGGCTAATCAGGCTGACCTGGACACTGAGTGGCAGAGCCTTATAG AAACCATGCTACAGGTGGCCTCCAGTTTTGGTGCAGAGCCCAGTATGGACACGGTGATTTATTCAATTCCTGTGAAAATCTCAGAGGCTGTTCTCGCCATGCAGGAGAACATGGAGATCTATACCAACAAG GTTTTCAAGGCCTGTGGGGACCGTGGTGAGGAAGGAACACCGAGCTCAATATCTGAGGAGCCGAAAAAGAAAGGAAGTACAGTTACTGCCCTGGAATACAAACCCAGCTCCAAATCTGCAGCAAGACTGGAG GTCACAGACGTGTCCAGTAAACTGAAGGAAATGCAGTTTTACTGGATCCAACTCCCTTCGGCTCTGTGCAGCGGTAAAACAGCATCTTCAACCAGCCGTGACAAATGCTGGAATGGCCTCACAAAAGCCAG TTACCTCCCAGAGGTCATGGGTGATGGGCTGGCCAATCAGATTAATAACCCAGAGGTAGAGATCGACATCACCAAGCCCGACAGCACTATACGTCAACAGATCATGCTGCTGAAGATCATGTCAAACCGCCTGAAAAACGCACTCAATGGCAATGATGTAGATTTCCAAGACACAA GTGATGATTTCAGTGGCTCAGGAAGCGGCATGTGTGCAGATCACCTGTGTGATCGTGGTAGACCTCCAGTCTTTGGGCCGAAAACAGACAGGCCTAGACTCTATTCTTATGTCCCTGAAAACAGAAGAGTCAAAGGATCCGGGAACCAGATTCAGCCTTCCGTCGTTTTACTGGTTCTGTTTCTCGTGACTCTACTGCTGAGACGATAA
- the ankmy1 gene encoding ankyrin repeat and MYND domain-containing protein 1, whose translation MDKTVMWGRESFCKRNGHGIQEWPDGCKYEGQFVNKLKHGTGVFTWPSGEFFKGSFFKDYRHGKGLYSWPNGAKYTGKFYLNRKEGYGIQVFPDGSTFEGLYHADERFGPGVMTYPDGRQDVGLWHRERLLQLCTTLEGSFSLEDFPEHMARLPKSHLKQPQLPLDVKSSRDTDQGLSEDEDRFILPPDIERYSTDSDHLPVPRSLRQELDLHFFGTSDISTEQQSPLTALPLQQRMNAHIQRHRFETDTLDWDVAAVLNMNRTPFGPKGPLELNSEKLIKEASRGECRNVYRNLRDGQVHPDVSDALGHTALIAATVNCHDDVIHILLDSGADVNKLNDEGLSALAVCHVLYYPLQSLQETLAERVTQNISPESQIKPLEDASHESSPDPVTGTPKDESGQETFETPRESSQFDHSLEPENLNDLEKLEAQEQINEDINEDEIVPQPDQLEGLSNSEEPQLHDHDPNNEIVLQLEHEQDRPTEEPHVVIMSKSIQVFDDKIPLGSVSWREKEAKTVADSEQEVTNLETDENLERSIRSDDPTFDSACSMASFHIDVTEEIIQKSAEILCQTGTVTPTDTQETVRKIALLKTEHRNRWTTIKLLLERGADPNASTVPMPVIFLAIKAAHVKGVRRLLECGARTDIPLLPEQKGLYPLHIAVGLSGAEGPEITELLLHALADPDVKALDAHEVYELDKAFKIQHLIAPGSVAKFSEAPVELPQEGGRTPLHVACQRDSEYSNARDVVALLLSHNANPNNVWSGHSPLSLAISRGNDLAVDELLAGGADPNLRLTRHVGSALCALVNISYDRGPHPRNQVKLKLIKAGADILMPVVVGEGRRCAVGTVVDYAHCAFQQNQRMAHTPYHALNKHERHAYNTRRQLLGLMGDLLRQAVIRMEKERSQDVLGVSPTEKLLCTGSGTTPSLLSSPEGNNRTPFNKRISQRVQRKQRFKYCYECGRSVGVQLSACSRCREVFYCSKTCKTKAWDERHRDECVRVPVVSGKSFRDKCASFGPCSPLSTKDAKGKTFHLSVTPEIQEYDPNENYSFI comes from the exons ATGGATAAAACAGTAATGTGGGGAAGAGAGAGTTtttgtaaaagaaatggacaTGGCATCCAGGAATGGCCGGATGGATGTAAATATGAGGGGCAGTTCGTGAATAAGCTGAAGCATGGCACTGGTGTCTTCACATGGCCAAGCGGAGAG TTCTTCAAAGGTTCATTTTTTAAGGATTATCGTCATGGGAAAGGCCTGTATTCATGGCCCAATGGCGCCAAATACACAGGGAAGTTTTATTTGAACCGAAAAGAGGGATACGGAATACAAGTTTTCCCAGATGGATCAACTTTTGAG GGTCTATATCACGCTGATGAACGCTTTGGCCCTGGGGTAATGACATACCCTGATGGGCGGCAGGATGTGGGTCTTTGGCACAGAGAGAGGTTACTGCAACTCTGCACCACACTGGAGGGCAGCTTCAGTCTAGAGGATTTCCCAGAACACATGGCCAGATTGCCAAAGTCTCACTTGAAACAACCTCAACTTCCTCTCGATGTGAAGTCAAGTAGAGACACCGATCAGGGTCTGTCAGAGGACGAGGATCGTTTCATCCTGCCTCCAGACATTGAGAGATATTCCACAGATTCAGACCATCTGCCCGTCCCCAGGAGTCTACGCCAGGAACTGGACCTTCACTTTTTTGGTACAAGTGACATCAGCACAGAGCAGCAGTCACCACTGACAGCCTTGCCGCTACAGCAGCGCATGAATGCACACATTCAGAGACACAG ATTTGAGACAGACACATTAGACTGGGATGTCGCAGCAGTGCTGAATATGAACAGGACTCCGTTTGGACCCAAAGGTCCCTTGGAGCTGAACTCAGAGAAGCTGATCAAGGAAGCTTCACGTGGTGAATGCAGGAATGTTTACCGAAATCTCAGAGATGGACAAGTCCATCCTGACGTGAGTGACGCACTGGGACATACGGCTCTCATAGCAGCCACG gtTAATTGTCATGATGATGTCATCCACATACTGCTGGACAGCGGGGCCGATGTTAATAAGTTAAATGATGAAGGCTTGTCTGCTCTGGCTGTCTGTCATGTCCTCTACTACCCACTTCAGTCTTTACAAGAGACGCTGGCTGAGAGAGTGACACAGAACATCAGCCCAGAGTCACAG ATCAAGCCTTTGGAAGACGCCTCCCATGAATCTTCTCCAGATCCAGTGACAGGAACACCCAAAGATGAAAGCGGCCAAGAGACATTTGAGACACCAAGAGAAAGCAGCCAATTTGACCACAGTCTTGAACCAGAGAACCTCAATGACCTGGAGAAACTTGAAGCTCAAGAGCAAATAAATGAGGATATTAATGAGGATGAGATAGTTCCTCAGCCTGACCAACTCGAAGGCCTCAGCAACTCTGAGGAACCTCAACTTCATGATCATGACCCAAACAATGAGATAGTCCTTCAACTTGAACATGAACAAGACAGACCAACAGAAGAACCGCATGTTGTAATCATGTCAAAATCTATTCAAGTCTTTGATGATAAAATCCCATTGGGTTCAGTATCATGGCGAGAGAAGGAAGCAAAGACAGTAGCTGACTCTGAGCAAGAGGTGACAAATCTGGAGACTGATGAAAACTTGGAGAGGAGCATCAGGTCAGATGATCCTACCTTTGATTCTGCATGTTCTATGGCTAGTTTTCACATTGACGTCACAGAGGAGATCATACAGAAGAGTGCTGAGATCCTGTGCCAGACAGGAACAGTGACTCCAACAGACACCCAGGAGACAGTCCGTAAAATTGCACTTCTGAAGACGGA ACATAGGAATCGATGGACTACAATTAAGCTTCTGTTGGAGAGAGGAGCAGACCCAAATGCCTCTACCGTTCCCATGCCTGTCATCTTCCTGGCTATCAAAGCTGCCCATGTCAAGGGTGTCCGTCGTCTGTTGGAGTGTGGGGCTCGTACAGACATACCTCTACTTCCAG AACAAAAGGGTCTGTATCCTCTTCACATAGCAGTGGGTTTATCTGGAGCAGAGGGTCCTGAAATCACAGAGCTCCTCCTGCATGCCCTTGCGGATCCTGACGTCAAAGCTCTGGATGCCCATGAAGTCTATGAGCTTGATAAG GCCTTTAAAATTCAGCATCTCATTGCCCCTGGATCCGTGGCTAAATTCAGTGAAGCCCCTGTTGAACTTCCTCAGGAAGGCGGGAGGACACCACTACATGTGGCCTGCCAAAGAGACAGCGAATATTCA aatgCTAGAGATGTGGTGGCACTTCTCCTTTCTCACAACGCAAATCCCAACAATGTGTGGAGTGGCCATTCACCCCTGTCTCTGGCCATTTCGAGAGGCAACGACCTT GCTGTGGATGAACTGCTAGCAGGAGGAGCTGATCCTAATCTTCGTCTCACTCGTCATGTGGGCAGCGCTCTCTGTGCCCTTGTCAACATCAGCTACGACCGTGGGCCACATCCACGCAACCAAGTCAAGCTG AAGTTGATCAAAGCGGGCGCTGACATCCTCATGCCTGTCGTGGTGGGCGAGGGCCGCAGGTGCGCTGTGGGAACAGTCGTGGATTATGCGCACTGCGCATTCCAGCAG AACCAGCGCATGGCTCACACCCCGTACCATGCTCTCAACAAGCATGAGAGACATGCCTATAACACCCGCCGGCAGTTGCTAGGCCTCATGGGAGATCTGCTGAGACAGGCGGTGATAAGAATGGAGAAGGAACGGAGCCAAGATGTACTCG gTGTCAGTCCCACAGAGAAGCTTCTATGTACCGGATCAGGAACGACACCGAGTCTGCTGAGCTCTCCTGAGGGGAACAACAGGACTCCCTTTAATAAACGCATCAGTCAGAGAGTGCAGAG AAAGCAACGCTTCAAATACTGCTATGAGTGCGGCCGTTCAGTGGGTGTGCAGCTGTCGGCCTGTAGCCGCTGTCGTGAGGTCTTTTACTGTAGCAAGACCTGCAAAACAAAAGCGTGGGATGAGCGCCACAGAGACGAGTGTGTCCGTGTGCCAG TGGTCAGTGGAAAAAGCTTCAGAGATAAATGCGCATCTTTCGGACCATGTTCACCTCTGTCCACCAAAGACGCTAAAGGCAAGACCTTCCACCTGAGTGTGACCCCAGAAATACAGGAATATGACCCGAACGagaattacagttttatttag